AGGGGCGAGCCGCCGTTCCAGGGACGCTGGGCGCTGCCCGGCGGCTTCGTGCGGGACGACGAGGACCTTTCCCAGGCGGCGGCGCGTGAGCTGGCCGAGGAGACGGGACTGCGCGCGCACGACCCGTCGGCTCCGGCCCAGGACAACGGCGCGCACCTGGAACAGCTCGCCACCTACGGCGATCCCAAGCGCGACCCCCGCATGCGGGTCGTCAGCGTCGCGCACCTGGCCCTCGCCCCGGACCTGCCGGCGCCCCGGGCGGGCGGCGACGCGAGCAACGCGCGCTGGGCGCCGGTCGAGGAACTCCTCCAGCAGGGCGGCTACGGCCGGGACGGTGAGACCATGGCCCCGCTCGCCTTCGACCACGCCCAGATCCTCGCCGACGGCGTCGAGCGGGCCCGCTCGAAGATCGAGTACTCGTCGCTGGCCACGGCGTTCTGCCCGCCCGAGTTCACCGTCGGGGAGCTGCGCAGGGTGTACGAGGCGGTGTGGGCCGTGGCCCTCGATCCGCGCAACTTCCACCGCAAGGTCACGGGAACGCCGGGATTCCTGGTCCCCACGGGCGGCACGACCACCCGGCAGGGCGGCCGCCCGGCCCAGCTCTTCCGGGCCGGGGGAGCCACCCTGCTCAACCCTCCGATGCTCCGTCCCGAGGTCTGACACCGGCGTCGCACGGCAGGCCGGAACGGGCGTGTGCGCGATCGCACCGGGAGGTGGTCCCCCGAATGGCGCAGAAAACTGCTCTCCAAGTTGCGCGCCACCCGGTAACAGATCAGGTGA
Above is a genomic segment from Streptomyces collinus Tu 365 containing:
- a CDS encoding NUDIX hydrolase, which encodes MPYDPSAFPPFAVTVDLVVLTVRRHSLCALAVRRGEPPFQGRWALPGGFVRDDEDLSQAAARELAEETGLRAHDPSAPAQDNGAHLEQLATYGDPKRDPRMRVVSVAHLALAPDLPAPRAGGDASNARWAPVEELLQQGGYGRDGETMAPLAFDHAQILADGVERARSKIEYSSLATAFCPPEFTVGELRRVYEAVWAVALDPRNFHRKVTGTPGFLVPTGGTTTRQGGRPAQLFRAGGATLLNPPMLRPEV